A stretch of DNA from Granulicella pectinivorans:
ACTCCCTTGGGGAGGCCGGCTTCGTGCATCAGAGCGAGGAAGCGGGCGGCGATCGTCGGGGCGTCGGGGGAGGGCTTGAGGACGACCGTGTTGCCGGTGACGATGGACGCGGCGGTCATGCCGGCCATGATGGCAAGGGGGAAGTTCCAGGGCGGGATGACGGCTCCGACGCCGAGGGGGATGTAGCGGAGCTTGTTGGTCTCGCCGGGGTACTGGATGGGGGTGGTGGCAGCAGCGAGCTTTTCGGCTTCGAGGGCGTAGAACTCGAGGAAATCGATGGTCTCGCCGACGTCGGCGTCGGCCTCGGCGAAGTTCTTGCCGACCTCCCAGGAGAGCCAGGCGCAGAACTCGAAGTGGCGGTCGCGGATGAGCTGGGCGGCGCGGCGGAGGAGGGCTACGCGCTCCGGTGAGGGGACCTTGGACCAGGAGGCGAAGGCGGCCTGGGCGGTCTCGACGGCGTGGTCGACGTGCTCGGGCAGAGCCTCGGCGTGGCGGCCGATGACCTGGCTGGGATTCGCCGGGTTGGTGGAGACGATCTCGGTGGTGGTGGGGATGGTCTCGCCGTTGACGACGAAGGGGTAGGTCTGGCCGAGCTGGGAGGCGACCGCGGCGATGGCGGACTGCATCTTCTGCTTAGTCTCGGGGAGGGCGAAGTTCTGGAAAGGCTCGTTCTGGAAGGGGATGCTCATGTCACCTTGGATTTTACGCTTTGAGGCGTGTGTCCTGCGGAACGGGCGCCTGCGCGGGCGTCGGTCACTTCATGACGCGTATCCCGGTCGTGGCGCTGTGAAATCGTGCGGGCCTTCCGTTGGTCGGCAGGGAGTTTTGTTCTCGACCGACGGGAGAGCCACGACTCGCTCTAAAACGCACCGAGTTTGAAGGTGTCCTTGAGCAGGAGGGCGAACCAGAGGACCGGGGCGGCGAGGAGCAGGGCGTCGATGCGGTCGAGGATGCCTCCGTGGCCGGGAAGCAGGGTGCCGGAGTCCTTGACGTTGACGCCGCGCTTGATGGCGGACTCGAGCAGGTCGCCGAGCTGGGCGGCGGCGTTGATAAGGATGGCGAGCAGGGCGGACTGCCAGAGGGGTTCGGTGATGTGCATCGTCGTGATGCCTCGCTGGGCGAGTGTGTCCGACGCGAAGACGACGGCGAGGCCACAGACGAGGGAGCCGATGAGGGAGGCGGCAGAGCCTAGCCAGGTCTTGTTGGGGCTGAGGCGCGGGGCGAGACGGGCCTTGCCGAAGTTCTTGCCGATGTAGAGGGCGAAGATGTCGCCGGACCAGACGCAGACGAGGAGAAAGACAAGAAGCGCGGGGCCGTCTTCCTGCTTCCAAAGGACCGGGACCAGGGTCATGGGGAAGGCGACGTAGAGAAGGCCGAAGAGGCCCTGGGCGGTACTGGGAAGGACCGTGGCAAGGGGGGAGCGGAAGGCCGTCCAGGTGAAGAGGGTGATGGCGAGGGCGCTGAGGAGAGGGAGCTGGCCTTCGAGGGGCCAGAAGGGCATGAGGGGGAGGAAGAGGCAGGCCGTGCCGATGAGCATCCAGGCGAGGGGGATGCGGGCTCCGCCGGTCCAGGCGAGTTGGAGGTACTCAAACGCGGCCAGCTCGGCGACGAGGGCGGCGAAGAGAGTGATCATCCACAACTGGCCGAAGAAGATGAGGGCGAAGACGACGGCGATGAGAAGTACGGCGGTGAGGATTCGTGTCATGAAGGCTTTGGACAGGATATATCGCTGTGGCGGTACACGTGGGGATCGGCGGGATTTTTGCGGGGAGGATAAGGGGGGAGTTGCGCTGAGGCGGTCTTGCCCGCTTGGTGCCCGCTCCTGATAAAAGCCTCCGGAATGGGCACCCGGGTGGGTTGGCTAGGGGAGGGTGGGCTGTTGGAGGGAGGGAGGGTGGCTGACGCGGTAGGCTCCGTAGGCTCCGAGGGCTACCGCGCCGGCGATGCCTGCGATCAGGAAGATCTTGACGCCGGTGGGTGTGAAGGAGCGCGCATTCTTCTGGAGTGCGACGGTCTGGGTGGGAGTGAGGGCCTCGCCGTTGAGCTGGCGGAGCTGGGTGACGAGGACGTCGACGGACTCATCGAAGCCCTTGTCGCGGTTCTTCTGACGGCCACTGGCGTGGACGTTGGCCGTGGTGGTCCATAGCACGGCGTGGGTTTTGGGGTCGAGGAGGCGGAGGATGAGCTGCGGATTGTAGATGGGGCCGGTGTGGGCGGAGGCGTCGACGATGGGGGCGACGGCGCTGATCTCGAGGATGAGATCGGCTTCGGCGGGGGTGGGGACGAACTGGTAGTGGTTCCACTGCCTGAGGTCGGCGTAGAGGGTGTTGTAGGCGCGGTTGGGGCCGCCCGTGAAGGCGTCGTAGAGATTGGGTGCGCCGGCGTTCGAGAGGAAGATGGTGTGGGCGGAGGTGATCTGCGAGGGGAGTGGGGCCTGGGTGCTCGGGGAAGACTGAGCGCGGAGGATTGGGGTTGCGGCAAGAAGCAGGATAAGGGAGAGAGACAGCGAATTACGTAAGGTACAGCGCATACGGCTACCATCCTTGGTTGTGAGAACGAAGGCGGCGGGGAATAAGTTTCGGGGGATTGTTTCAGGCAGCGGTAACTGAGGAAAGATTGTTCAGCGGCAACCGCAGATTCCCTTCGGGGAAGACACACAAGAAAGGCAGCGACGCTAGCGGCGGGTGAGGGTTGAGGCGGTCTGGTCGAGTTGGGTGCTGATCTCTTCTGCGACTTCGCTGGCGGGTTGGAGGCCGGCGAGGTGTTCGTCGGTTCCTTCGCCGAGACCGCCGAAGCGGCGCTCGCGCTGCTGGTAGTTGGCGATGGCTTCGAGGAGGTGGACACCGCGAAAGTCGGGCCAGAGGCGCTCCGTGACGAAGATCTCCGAGTAGGCGATCTGCCAGAGGAGGAAGTTCGAGATGCGCTGCTCGCCGGAGGTGCGGATGACGAGGTCGGGATCGGGCATGTGCGCGGTGTAGAGGTTGTTGGTGATGTGATGCTCCTCGAGATGCGTATCGAGACCGTCGACCTGGAGCATGTCCTCGAGGGAGCAGCCGCGCTTGTGGGCTTCGGCGATGAGGTTGTTCAGGATGGAGCGGGTGGCGTCGATGATCTCGGAGCGGGCGCCGTAGTTGAGGGCCAGGGTGAGGGTGGTGCCGGTGTTGCGGGCGGTCTCCTCAGACGCCCACTGCATGGTGTCGCGGACCTCCTGGGGAAGCTCGTGGATGCGGCCGATGTAGGCCATGCGGACGTTGTTGGCGTTCATGCGCTCTACGTTGCCGACGAGGTAGTTCTTGAGGAGAGTCATCAGGAAGCTGACTTCGGACTTGGGGCGGCGCAGGTTGTTTTCGAGCGAGAAGGCGTAGAGGGTGAGCCAGGGCAGGTTGATGCGAGAGGCGGTCTCAACGACGTACTGAACGCTCTCGGCGCCCTGCTTATGTCCGAGGAAGCGCTTGAGGAGGCGCTTGCCGGCCCAGCGGCCGTTGCCGTCCATGATGATGGCCACATGCTGGGGCGCGCGCTCGGGGTCGAGTTGGGCGTAAACCGCCTGCTCCTCGGGGGAGAGCTCGTGGACGCGAGGAGGCTGAAATTGTGACTGGTTCGATTTCATGGCGCGCACAGGACCTCGCGAATAGACGCTAACACAATGATAGAGGCTGGGAACAGGGATAGA
This window harbors:
- a CDS encoding phosphatidate cytidylyltransferase, encoding MTRILTAVLLIAVVFALIFFGQLWMITLFAALVAELAAFEYLQLAWTGGARIPLAWMLIGTACLFLPLMPFWPLEGQLPLLSALAITLFTWTAFRSPLATVLPSTAQGLFGLLYVAFPMTLVPVLWKQEDGPALLVFLLVCVWSGDIFALYIGKNFGKARLAPRLSPNKTWLGSAASLIGSLVCGLAVVFASDTLAQRGITTMHITEPLWQSALLAILINAAAQLGDLLESAIKRGVNVKDSGTLLPGHGGILDRIDALLLAAPVLWFALLLKDTFKLGAF
- a CDS encoding DUF4136 domain-containing protein, which translates into the protein MRCTLRNSLSLSLILLLAATPILRAQSSPSTQAPLPSQITSAHTIFLSNAGAPNLYDAFTGGPNRAYNTLYADLRQWNHYQFVPTPAEADLILEISAVAPIVDASAHTGPIYNPQLILRLLDPKTHAVLWTTTANVHASGRQKNRDKGFDESVDVLVTQLRQLNGEALTPTQTVALQKNARSFTPTGVKIFLIAGIAGAVALGAYGAYRVSHPPSLQQPTLP
- the uppS gene encoding polyprenyl diphosphate synthase, encoding MKSNQSQFQPPRVHELSPEEQAVYAQLDPERAPQHVAIIMDGNGRWAGKRLLKRFLGHKQGAESVQYVVETASRINLPWLTLYAFSLENNLRRPKSEVSFLMTLLKNYLVGNVERMNANNVRMAYIGRIHELPQEVRDTMQWASEETARNTGTTLTLALNYGARSEIIDATRSILNNLIAEAHKRGCSLEDMLQVDGLDTHLEEHHITNNLYTAHMPDPDLVIRTSGEQRISNFLLWQIAYSEIFVTERLWPDFRGVHLLEAIANYQQRERRFGGLGEGTDEHLAGLQPASEVAEEISTQLDQTASTLTRR